In Ornithorhynchus anatinus isolate Pmale09 chromosome 17, mOrnAna1.pri.v4, whole genome shotgun sequence, the following proteins share a genomic window:
- the RHBDD2 gene encoding rhomboid domain-containing protein 2, with amino-acid sequence MAIIWHVAGGFEKSVGTVRHCVFTAASAASAALLFLPLEAAWAGAGMGGVRGAGGFTPVALAMLAVASGRPRMRKAVVLGVAVPTGLVPWLLLGAARLLPGASLLADLCGLLVGVAFGHGPCARLDLPEAVASKLDRRFPFSLLGRVPGLRYVPGSSAERRAAQTGRTDPVPGSYPTRSYPSRPAPARPVVPLPPANVQRLAPWPSPGRPASGHVYVQNRWGVAPAPPGQCPAPPAWALPVFPAHPGPGRPEDEGRAVPGGPPPSAPAALPELRTL; translated from the exons ATGGCGATCATCTGGCACGTCGCCGGCGGCTTCGAGAAGAGCGTGGGCACCGTGCGGCACTGCGTCTTCACCGCCGCCTCGGCCGCCTCCGcggccctcctcttcctgccgCTGGAGGCCgcgtgggccggggccgggatggggggcgtccggggggccgggggcttcaCCCCCGTGGCGTTGGCCATGCTGGCCGTCGCCTCCGGCCGCCCGCGGATGAGGAAGGCGGTGGTCCTCGGGGTGGCCGTGCCCACCGGCCTGGTGCCCTGGCTGCTGCTGGGGGCGGCTCGCCTCCTCCCGGGGGCCTCTCTCCTCGCCGATCTCTGCGGGCTCCTGGTGGGAGTGGCCT TCGGTCACGGCCCGTGCGCGCGGCTGGACCTCCCGGAAGCGGTGGCCTCGAAGCTGGACCGGAGGTTCCCCTTCAGCCTCCTCGGGAGGGTCCCGGGCCTCAGATACGTCCCGGGGTCTTCGGCCGAAAGGAGAGCCGCCCAGACCGGGAG gaccGATCCGGTGCCGGGGTCGTACCCCACCCGGAGCTATCCCTcccgccccgctccggcccggcccgtcgtCCCGCTGCCGCCTGCCAACGTCCAGAGGTTGGCACCCTGGCCCTcgcccggccggccggcctccGGCCACGTCTACGTGCAGAACCGTTGGGGcgtcgcccccgccccgcccggccagTGCCCGGCGCCCCCGGCTTGGGCCCTGCCGGTCTTCCCGGCCCATCCGGGGCCGGGACGTCCAGAGGACGAGGGGCGGGCGGTCCCAGGGGGGCCCCCGCCGTCggcgcccgccgccctcccggAGCTGCGGACTCTGTGA